TGTTAATTCAGAGAAAATAAATATACTCAATGAATCTATTTTCAACGATTATTTAGATGAAATTGAGGCGTATATTAGATCATTAAATCCGAAAATGGATAAAAAGCCCATAATAGTCTATACTCCATTGTATGGAGCAGCTTTGAAACTAGTTGAGGGCATTTTGAAAAGGTTAGGTTTTGAATATAGTTTAGTTGAAGAACAATCGAAAATCGACCCTTCCTTTTCAACCCTAAAGGTTCCTAATCCTGAAGAAAAAGAAGCATTTGAATTGGCTTTGAAGAAAGCAAAAGAAATAGATGCTGATCTTGTTTTGGCAACAGATCCAGATGGTGATAGAATAGGTGTGTTTGAAAAGTACAAAGGCGATTATGTATCTTTTACTGGAAATCAAGTTGGAGTGATGTTGTCTCATTATTTATTGAGTAAATTCAGTGAATTTTCTTCCTTGAAACCTGACGATTATATTGTTAAGACAATAGTTACTACAGATATGGTTAAACCCATTGCTGAAGAGTTCAATGTAATAATCGAAGAAACATTAACAGGATTCAAATATATAGGAGAAAAAATTGAAAATTATATGAACAGTGGAAGGAAATTTATATTTGGATTTGAGGAAAGTTATGGATATTTAGCGAATGATCATGTAAGGGATAAAGATGCCGTAATTGCTGCGGCATTAATTTCTGTTATGAGTTCAGAAATGCTCTCCAAGATGAAAACACTCACTGAATATTTGAAGGATCTGAAAGAAAGATACGGCCACTATGATGAAAAGCTTCTTTCATTCACTTTTGAAGGGTTTGAAGGAACTCAAAAAATCAGAAGAATAATGAACAAAATGAGAAAAACCCCTCCTATAAAAGTTGGTGATTTTACTTTGAAGGAAACTTTAGATTATCTTAACGGGATAGAAGGATTTCCAAGATCTGATGTAGTAGAATTGAGATATTCAAACATTAAAATAATAGCAAGACCTTCAGGAACAGAACCAAAAATAAAATTTTATATCATGGTAAAAGGTTCTTCAGAAAACGAATCCAGTAAATTAATAAAGGATGCTGAACAGGCAGTTTCAGAAATTGTAAATGTTTGATAATATTTCAAATAAAGGTGAGTGAAAATGCAGTTTCATAACGTTTTGTTTTCAGATAAAGGTAATTTTGTAGAAATTAAAGATATCTCTTACTTGGATAGCAGTACTATAAAAATTAACAGCACACTTCCACCTTCAATTTTGAGTAAAAGTACTGATCATTTCGTTGGTTATTTTTTGGTAGAAGAAGATAATAACGATTTATCTGGTATAAGAAGATATTTAAATATAAGCGAACGAAAAGGGAAATACCTTAAGTTGAATTATTGTGATGAGATTTCCAATAACGTTAGAGAAATTCATGGTGATTATGTTGATCTAGTTTCTAAATATGTTGGTTTAAGGAGGGTAATTTCTTCTTTCAACGATTTGATTTTAGAAAACGATATAAATAATAATTTTAGTTCCTGGCTCGAAAAGACAGTGGAAAATGTCCCTTTTGATATTAAAGGATTGATAGCCCAAAGGACTACAAAACTTGTTAATTTGTATTTGATAAAAATCTATGAAGGAATTTATAAAAAAAACATAGATCTATTAAAAAAATATGAATCTGAAATAGTATTCAAAATTTTAGAGGCACCATTACTGCAGAAGACGTATTAGGAGGAATTTTCGTGAAATGGGTCGCAGCAAAGGTGATGTATGATGGTACAAACTTTTTTGGTTATCAAAGTCAGCCAGCCTTTCGTACCGTCCAAGATGAGTTTGAAAAATCGTTAAAGATTATTTTTAAAAAAGAAACTCCATCTTATGCGTGTGGAAGAACAGATACGGGGGTACATGCTACGGGTCAAGTTGTTTCTTTTAAAGTAGAAAATGAAAATATGACTGAAAAAAATATTAAAGATGCTTTAAATGCTATTTTACCGGAAGATATATATGTAAAAGAAGTAAAAGAAGTAAAAGAAGGGTTTAATCCAAGGGCTGAAGCAAAAAAAAGAATATATCACTATTTTATTTATATAAATGAAGATCCCAATATATTTTTAAGAAACAGGGTTTGGTGGGTCCCACTCACGTTAAATTTAGAAAAGATGAGGCAAGCAGCGAAATATTTTGAAGGAGAACATGACTTTACAAGCTTTAAAACGGGTAACGATGAAAGGAATCCCATAAGAACAATTTATAGGGTGAGAATAATACAGTTACGAAAAGATCTAATTTTAATAAGAGTTGAGGGTAAGTCTTTTTTAAAAAGAATGGTTAG
This region of Petrotoga olearia DSM 13574 genomic DNA includes:
- the truA gene encoding tRNA pseudouridine(38-40) synthase TruA codes for the protein MKWVAAKVMYDGTNFFGYQSQPAFRTVQDEFEKSLKIIFKKETPSYACGRTDTGVHATGQVVSFKVENENMTEKNIKDALNAILPEDIYVKEVKEVKEGFNPRAEAKKRIYHYFIYINEDPNIFLRNRVWWVPLTLNLEKMRQAAKYFEGEHDFTSFKTGNDERNPIRTIYRVRIIQLRKDLILIRVEGKSFLKRMVRNIVGALVKVGTDVWEVEKIEEILEAKKRASAPASAPPQGLYFYSALF
- a CDS encoding phospho-sugar mutase — translated: MEDVKEVAYKRYQQWLENVADDFKEELLRLKDNEKEIVDRFYKDLEFGTGGLRGIMGVGTNRMNVYTVARATQGFANYLKKHKDFPSVVIAYDTRRTSDLFAKVAARVLAGNHVNVYIFDQVAPTPLLSFAVRKLKTDGGIIITASHNPPEYNGYKVYTSDGTQAVPKYANEITSEIEKLDYFKDIKITGFEEAVNSEKINILNESIFNDYLDEIEAYIRSLNPKMDKKPIIVYTPLYGAALKLVEGILKRLGFEYSLVEEQSKIDPSFSTLKVPNPEEKEAFELALKKAKEIDADLVLATDPDGDRIGVFEKYKGDYVSFTGNQVGVMLSHYLLSKFSEFSSLKPDDYIVKTIVTTDMVKPIAEEFNVIIEETLTGFKYIGEKIENYMNSGRKFIFGFEESYGYLANDHVRDKDAVIAAALISVMSSEMLSKMKTLTEYLKDLKERYGHYDEKLLSFTFEGFEGTQKIRRIMNKMRKTPPIKVGDFTLKETLDYLNGIEGFPRSDVVELRYSNIKIIARPSGTEPKIKFYIMVKGSSENESSKLIKDAEQAVSEIVNV